In Pirellulales bacterium, the sequence CCGCCGTGTTCAGTCCGCGTACGTTAAAACCTTCGCGCAGAATCACGCCACCGCCCAGAAACCCCAGCCCGCTGACGATGTACGACGCGATGCGCGTGGGACTGCTCGAGTCATCCATCAGCCGCGACAGCGACACGAACAACGCCGCGCCCAGCGCGACCAGCGTATTCGTCCGCAGCCCGGCCGGGTGCTGCCGAAACTGCCGCTCCAAGCCAATCGCCACGCCCAACAGCATGGCCACCAGCGTATTCGCGATGAAATGCCAGATTTCCATGCGTCATCCCGGTGTTGGGC encodes:
- a CDS encoding MgtC/SapB family protein, giving the protein MEIWHFIANTLVAMLLGVAIGLERQFRQHPAGLRTNTLVALGAALFVSLSRLMDDSSSPTRIASYIVSGLGFLGGGVILREGFNVRGLNTA